A genomic window from Lotus japonicus ecotype B-129 chromosome 1, LjGifu_v1.2 includes:
- the LOC130726074 gene encoding uncharacterized protein LOC130726074, with translation MVKASAESAVPESVTDSVTTTLSNLQELRTHFHQFLSLTDPETLSQLPPLQRAQSLFLLSKITSTLLALNLRCSGINPDDHPVKSELDRVNLYEDKLDRLLDLSKAPLRPSTTLNYQAATRFIEHSLPDLTSEQRQNMRNISRGEGPKKNHQERAAKKRKYQSSEKTSVQAAAQEFLEKAAREILGHNDGGVKGPMQINNSEDGDDDEELPVS, from the exons ATGGTGAAAGCAAGTGCAGAATCAGCAGTACCTGAATCAGTGACGGATTCAGTGACCACCACACTCTCCAACCTTCAAGAATTGCGAACTCACTTCCACCAATTCCTCTCTCTCACCGACCCTGAAACTCTCTCCCAACTCCCTCCTCTGCAGCGCGCTCAAtccctcttcctcctctccaAAATCACCTCCACCCTCCTCGCAT TGAATCTTAGGTGTTCTGGGATTAACCCAGATGATCATCCTGTTAAATCAGAGCTT GATAGAGTAAACTTGTATGAAGATAAACTGGATCGTTTGCTTGATTTGAGTAAAG CCCCGTTACGGCCCTCTACTACCTTGAACTATCAGGCGGCTACACGCTTCATAGAACACTCTCTGCCTGACCTCACCTCAG AGCAAAGGCAGAATATGAGGAACATAAGTAGGGGGGAGGGACCTAAGAAGAACCATCAGGAGCGGGCTGCTAAAAAGAGGAAGTATCAATCTTCTGAGAAGACATCGGTTCAAGCTGCTGCCCAGGAGTTTCTGGAGAAAGCAGCCAGGGAGATTCTTGGGCATAATGATGGCGGTGTTAAGGGACCCATGCAAATTAACAATTCAGAGGATGgcgatgatgatgaagaattaCCTGTGTCCTGA
- the LOC130749815 gene encoding uncharacterized protein LOC130749815: MGGSSATPNFRDFEADSSCRVPESQRRNEGFHGLSGFRDISSNSTSSETRRRVVLCDCGVQSPLVTTWTGVNRGRRFYGCGLFEVHRKKVCNFFQWHDADDDNCNAREKKLIVVLTKKNEELQKKERILVASLFMSMFVILVLLVAYVRK, from the exons ATGGGAGGATCTTCAGCCACTCCTAATTTCAGGGATTTTGAAGCTGATTCGAGTTGCAGGGTACCTGAATCGCAAAGAAGAAATGAAGGTTTTCATGGGTTGTCTGGCTTTCGCGATATTTCATCCAACTCGACTAGTTCTGAGACGAGGCGACGAGTAGTGCTGTGTGATTGTGGTGTTCAAAGTCCATTGGTGACAACATGGACTGGGGTCAATCGTGGAAGGAGGTTTTATGGTTGTGGGCTGTTTGAG GTGCATCGTAAGAAGGTATGCAACTTCTTCCAATGGCATGATGCTGATGATGACAATTGTAATGCTAGGGAGAAGAAGTTGATTGTTGTCTTAACCAAGAAGAATGAAGAGCTGCagaagaaagagaggatccTAGTTGCCTCTTTGTTCATGTCAATGTTTGTGATCCTTGTGTTGTTGGTAGCTTATGTAAGGAAGTAG
- the LOC130725996 gene encoding pentatricopeptide repeat-containing protein At4g31850, chloroplastic isoform X2, which yields MSSCYALADTNFSVLSNNGFLGGKNFVKMKNLSKGCCLKWKKNGRRQMGHRGFRLRCAHEVVVVNGSKSKISVSPEEVIGVLKSISDPSSSLSYLKSVAQLPSLVLTTDACNYMLELLGAHRRVEDMVVVFNLMQKHVIYRNLNTYLTIFKALSVKGGIRQAPFALGRMRQAGFVLNAYSYNGLIHLVVQPGFCIEALKVYRRMISEGMKPSMKTYSALMVALGRRRETGIVMSLLEEMETLGLKPNIYTYTICIRVLGRAGRIDDACGILKKMDNEGCGPDVVTYTVLIDALCTAGKLDKAKELYIKMRGSSHKPDRVTYITLMDKFSNCGDLEMVKKFWSEMEADGYAPDVVTYTILVEALCKSGNVDHAFAMLDVMRTKGIFPNLHTYNTLISGLLKLRRLDEALELFENMESLGVGPTAYSYVLFIDYYGKSGDTGKALGTFEKMKRRGIVPSIVACNASLYTLAEMGRIREAKDIFNDLHNCGLSPDSVTYNMMMKCYSKAGQIDKAIGLLAEMMSNGYEPDVIIVNSLIDTLYKDDRVDEAWQMFRRLEDLKLAPTVVTYNILLTGLGKEGKIPKALELFGSMSVSGCPPNTVTFNALLDCLCKNDAVDLALKMFCRMTAMNCSPDVLTYNTVIHGLIKEGRTDYAFWFFHQMKKFLAPDHVTLCTLLPGIVRYGRVEDAIKIVVEFVHQAGSHTDKQFWGELIECILVEAKIEEAIAFAERLVFDASCQDDHVMLPLIRVLCKRKKALDAQNLFDKFTKTLGVHPTLESYNCLMDGLLACNVTEKALELFVEMKNAGCHPNIFTYNLLLDAHGKSRRIAELFELYNEMLCRGCKPNAVTQNIIISALVKSNSLNKALDLYYELISGDFSPTPCTYGPLIDGLLKAERCDEALKFFEEMLDYQCKPNSAIYNILINGFGKAGKIDIACDFFKRMVKEGIRPDLKSYTILVECLCMTGRVDEAVHYFEELKLTGLDPDTVSYNLMINGLGKSRRLEEALSLFSEMKNKGISPDLYTYNALILHLGIAGMIDQAGKMYEELQLVGLEPNVFTYNALIRGHSMSGNKDQAFSVFKNMMVGGFSPNAETYAQLPNKG from the coding sequence atgTCATCTTGTTACGCTTTGGCTGATACTAATTTCTCTGTTCTAAGCAATAATGGGTTCTTAGGAGGGAAGAATTTTGTCAAAATGAAGAATTTATCAAAAGGGTGTTGTTTAAAATGGAAGAAAAATGGAAGAAGACAAATGGGTCATCGTGGTTTTAGGCTAAGATGTGCCCATGAGGTTGTTGTGGTGAATGGCAGCAAGAGCAAAATAAGTGTGTCACCTGAGGAAGTTATTGGCGTTTTGAAGTCTATTTCGGATCCGAGTTCGAGTCTTTCGTACTTGAAATCGGTTGCCCAGTTGCCGAGTCTTGTGCTCACGACTGACGCGTGCAATTACATGCTTGAGTTATTGGGGGCTCACAGGAGGGTTGAGGATATGGTTGTTGTTTTTAATTTGATGCAAAAGCATGTTATTTACAGGAATTTGAATACCTACCTGACTATTTTCAAGGCTCTCTCAGTTAAAGGTGGGATTCGACAGGCACCGTTTGCGCTTGGAAGGATGAGGCAAGCTGGGTTTGTGTTGAATGCGTATTCATATAATGGACTGATTCATTTGGTAGTCCAACCTGGCTTCTGTATTGAGGCTTTGAAGGTTTACAGAAGAATGATCTCAGAAGGGATGAAGCCTAGCATGAAGACGTACTCAGCATTAATGGTGGCATTGGGGAGGAGAAGGGAAACTGGAATCGTTATGAGTTTATTGGAAGAGATGGAAACTTTGGGTTTGAAGCCAAATATCTACACATATACCATATGCATTAGAGTGCTTGGGAGGGCAGGGAGAATTGATGATGCTTGTGGGATTTTGAAGAAAATGGATAATGAAGGATGCGGGCCTGATGTTGTCACTTATACGGTTCTAATTGATGCTCTTTGTACTGCAGGGAAACTTGATAAGGCCAAGGAGTTATATATAAAGATGAGAGGTAGCAGTCACAAACCTGACCGGGTAACATATATTACTTTGATGGACAAGTTTAGTAACTGTGGCGACTTGGAGATGGTGAAAAAATTCTGGAGTGAGATGGAGGCTGATGGTTATGCTCCTGATGTGGTTACCTACACTATACTTGTTGAGGCTTTATGCAAGTCCGGGAATGTTGATCATGCATTTGCTATGTTAGACGTGATGAGAACAAAAGGGATTTTTCCAAATCTTCATACGTACAACACATTGATCTCTGGACTTTTGAAGTTGAGAAGATTAGATGAGGCATTAGAACTCTTTGAAAATATGGAATCTTTGGGTGTTGGACCTACTGCTTATTCGTATGTTCTTTTCATCGACTATTATGGAAAGTCTGGTGATACTGGAAAAGCTCTTGGCACctttgaaaaaatgaaaagaagagGCATTGTGCCTAGTATAGTAGCGTGTAATGCATCTTTATATACTCTTGCAGAAATGGGTAGGATCAGAGAAGCAAAAGATATATTCAATGATCTTCACAATTGTGGGCTTTCACCAGATTCAGTAACCTATAATATGATGATGAAGTGCTACAGCAAAGCAGGGCAAATAGACAAAGCAATCGGGCTTTTGGCTGAGATGATGAGCAATGGGTATGAACCAGATGTTATTATAGTTAATTCTTTAATTGACACACTTTACAAGGATGATCGAGTTGATGAGGCGTGGCAAATGTTCCGAAGACTGGAGGATTTGAAGCTAGCTCCTACAGTTGTGACATACAACATTTTACTTACCGGTTTGGGGAAGGAGGGGAAAATCCCAAAGGCCCTTGAATTATTTGGGAGTATGTCAGTGTCTGGGTGCCCTCCAAACACCGTAACATTTAACGCACTCCTTGATTGTCTTTGCAAGAATGATGCAGTTGATTTGGCCTTGAAGATGTTCTGTAGAATGACAGCGATGAACTGTAGTCCTGATGTTCTGACATATAACACTGTTATCCATGGCTTGATCAAAGAAGGCAGAACTGATTATGCATTCTGGTTTTTCCATCAAATGAAGAAATTTCTCGCCCCTGATCATGTAACTTTGTGCACCCTCCTTCCCGGTATTGTGAGGTATGGAAGGGTTGAGGATGCAATCAAGATTGTTGTAGAATTTGTCCATCAGGCAGGTTCACATACAGACAAACAATTCTGGGGAGAGTTGATAGAATGTATTTTAGTTGAAGCAAAAATTGAAGAGGCCATTGCATTTGCTGAAAGATTGGTGTTCGATGCTAGTTGCCAAGATGACCATGTAATGTTACCTCTAATCAGAGTTCTGTGTAAGCGGAAGAAGGCCCTTGATGCTCAAAATTTATTTGACAAATTCACCAAAACTTTAGGAGTTCACCCAACCCTGGAATCATATAATTGCTTGATGGATGGGCTTCTTGCATGCAATGTCACTGAAAAGGCTTTAGAACTTTTTGTGGAGATGAAGAATGCTGGTTGTCACCCAAACATCTTCACTTACAACTTGTTGCTTGATGCTCATGGTAAATCTAGGAGGATTGCTGAACTTTTTGAATTGTACAATGAGATGCTGTGTAGGGGATGCAAGCCTAATGCTGTAACTCAAAATATTATCATCTCTGCCCTTGTGAAATCTAATAGCCTAAATAAGGCATTAGATTTATATTATGAACTCATTAGTGGTGATTTCTCTCCCACTCCCTGCACATATGGCCCTCTTATAGATGGTCTTTTAAAGGCTGAAAGATGTGATGAAGCACTGAAGTTTTTTGAGGAGATGTTGGACTATCAATGCAAGCCCAACTCTGCTATTTACAATATTCTCATCAATGGATTTGGGAAAGCAGGTAAAATTGATATTGCTTGTGATTTTTTCAAAAGGATGGTTAAGGAAGGAATAAGGCCAGACTTGAAATCCTACACCATTCTTGTAGAATGCCTGTGCATGACTGGTAGAGTTGATGAAGCTGTGCACTACTTTGAGGAACTAAAGTTAACTGGCCTTGATCCTGATACAGTTTCTTACAATCTTATGATCAATGGGCTTGGAAAATCACGTCGGTTGGAGGAAGCTCTTTCTCTTTTCAGTGAAATGAAGAATAAGGGAATTTCTCCCGATCTTTATACTTATAATGCATTGATTCTCCATCTTGGAATTGCTGGAATGATAGACCAAGCTGGAAAAATGTATGAGGAACTGCAACTGGTGGGTCTTGAACCTAATGTCTTCACTTATAATGCTCTCATTCGCGGTCACAGTATGTCTGGAAATAAAGACCAAGCCTTTTCTGTATTCAAGAACATGATGGTTGGGGGGTTTAGCCCCAATGCGGAAACATATGCTCAACTGCCTAATAAAGGTTGA
- the LOC130732156 gene encoding uncharacterized protein LOC130732156 — protein sequence MVPEKTPFSKLDFWLNGDLPANYVSRPTAPHKITMSVYHGGELTFDPTMPYPSGLCEVWHPYDVDLISSIELGKIVKYLGYARFKCLWYRHVQSDGSVSFSPLSNDEEVRQFIEDVKDIAEVDLYVEHIVEEADIVPLIAYKSAEDTPDVLQVDSDSDDEVLQDKETEAVQVKEAESQAVQDKLPEVVQDFDAEVIQEKETETVKEAELVQDKEAEVMKL from the exons ATGGTCCCAGAGAAAACTCCGTTTTCAAAATTGGACTTTTGGCTCAATGGAGATTTGCCCGCAAACTATGTTTCCAG GCCTACTGCTCCCCATAAGATAACCATGAGTGTGTATCATGGGGGTGAATTGACATTTGACCCAACTATGCCCTATCCAAGTGGGCTTTGCGAAGTCTGGCATCCGTATGATGTGGATCTCATTTCATCCATTGAATTGGGTAAGATTGTAAAATACCTGGGATATGCCAGGTTCAAATGTTTGTGGTATAGGCATGTTCAAAGTGATGGCTCTGTCAGCTTTAGTCCACTTTCCAATGATGAAGAGGTTAGACAATTCATTGAAGATGTTAAAGATATAGCTGAAGTTGATCTATATGTTGAACACATAGTGGAAGAGGCAGATATTGTTCCTCTAATTGCTTACAAGAGTGCTGAAGATACTCCTGATGTGTTGCAAGTTGATTCTGATAGTGATGATGAGGTATTGCAAGACAAAGAAACTGAGGCTGTTCAAGTGAAGGAAGCTGAGTCTCAGGCAGTACAAGACAAGCTTCCTGAGGTTGTTCAAGACTTTGATGCTGAGGTAATTCAAGAGAAGGAGACTGAGACAGTCAAAGAGGCTGAGTTAGTGCAAGACAAGGAGGCTGAGGTAATGAAATTATGA
- the LOC130725996 gene encoding pentatricopeptide repeat-containing protein At4g31850, chloroplastic isoform X1 has product MTVLVLCSSTACCSSSSSSMSSCYALADTNFSVLSNNGFLGGKNFVKMKNLSKGCCLKWKKNGRRQMGHRGFRLRCAHEVVVVNGSKSKISVSPEEVIGVLKSISDPSSSLSYLKSVAQLPSLVLTTDACNYMLELLGAHRRVEDMVVVFNLMQKHVIYRNLNTYLTIFKALSVKGGIRQAPFALGRMRQAGFVLNAYSYNGLIHLVVQPGFCIEALKVYRRMISEGMKPSMKTYSALMVALGRRRETGIVMSLLEEMETLGLKPNIYTYTICIRVLGRAGRIDDACGILKKMDNEGCGPDVVTYTVLIDALCTAGKLDKAKELYIKMRGSSHKPDRVTYITLMDKFSNCGDLEMVKKFWSEMEADGYAPDVVTYTILVEALCKSGNVDHAFAMLDVMRTKGIFPNLHTYNTLISGLLKLRRLDEALELFENMESLGVGPTAYSYVLFIDYYGKSGDTGKALGTFEKMKRRGIVPSIVACNASLYTLAEMGRIREAKDIFNDLHNCGLSPDSVTYNMMMKCYSKAGQIDKAIGLLAEMMSNGYEPDVIIVNSLIDTLYKDDRVDEAWQMFRRLEDLKLAPTVVTYNILLTGLGKEGKIPKALELFGSMSVSGCPPNTVTFNALLDCLCKNDAVDLALKMFCRMTAMNCSPDVLTYNTVIHGLIKEGRTDYAFWFFHQMKKFLAPDHVTLCTLLPGIVRYGRVEDAIKIVVEFVHQAGSHTDKQFWGELIECILVEAKIEEAIAFAERLVFDASCQDDHVMLPLIRVLCKRKKALDAQNLFDKFTKTLGVHPTLESYNCLMDGLLACNVTEKALELFVEMKNAGCHPNIFTYNLLLDAHGKSRRIAELFELYNEMLCRGCKPNAVTQNIIISALVKSNSLNKALDLYYELISGDFSPTPCTYGPLIDGLLKAERCDEALKFFEEMLDYQCKPNSAIYNILINGFGKAGKIDIACDFFKRMVKEGIRPDLKSYTILVECLCMTGRVDEAVHYFEELKLTGLDPDTVSYNLMINGLGKSRRLEEALSLFSEMKNKGISPDLYTYNALILHLGIAGMIDQAGKMYEELQLVGLEPNVFTYNALIRGHSMSGNKDQAFSVFKNMMVGGFSPNAETYAQLPNKG; this is encoded by the coding sequence ATGACCGTCTTAGTTCTCTGCTCCTCAACCGCTTGttgtagcagcagcagcagcagtatgTCATCTTGTTACGCTTTGGCTGATACTAATTTCTCTGTTCTAAGCAATAATGGGTTCTTAGGAGGGAAGAATTTTGTCAAAATGAAGAATTTATCAAAAGGGTGTTGTTTAAAATGGAAGAAAAATGGAAGAAGACAAATGGGTCATCGTGGTTTTAGGCTAAGATGTGCCCATGAGGTTGTTGTGGTGAATGGCAGCAAGAGCAAAATAAGTGTGTCACCTGAGGAAGTTATTGGCGTTTTGAAGTCTATTTCGGATCCGAGTTCGAGTCTTTCGTACTTGAAATCGGTTGCCCAGTTGCCGAGTCTTGTGCTCACGACTGACGCGTGCAATTACATGCTTGAGTTATTGGGGGCTCACAGGAGGGTTGAGGATATGGTTGTTGTTTTTAATTTGATGCAAAAGCATGTTATTTACAGGAATTTGAATACCTACCTGACTATTTTCAAGGCTCTCTCAGTTAAAGGTGGGATTCGACAGGCACCGTTTGCGCTTGGAAGGATGAGGCAAGCTGGGTTTGTGTTGAATGCGTATTCATATAATGGACTGATTCATTTGGTAGTCCAACCTGGCTTCTGTATTGAGGCTTTGAAGGTTTACAGAAGAATGATCTCAGAAGGGATGAAGCCTAGCATGAAGACGTACTCAGCATTAATGGTGGCATTGGGGAGGAGAAGGGAAACTGGAATCGTTATGAGTTTATTGGAAGAGATGGAAACTTTGGGTTTGAAGCCAAATATCTACACATATACCATATGCATTAGAGTGCTTGGGAGGGCAGGGAGAATTGATGATGCTTGTGGGATTTTGAAGAAAATGGATAATGAAGGATGCGGGCCTGATGTTGTCACTTATACGGTTCTAATTGATGCTCTTTGTACTGCAGGGAAACTTGATAAGGCCAAGGAGTTATATATAAAGATGAGAGGTAGCAGTCACAAACCTGACCGGGTAACATATATTACTTTGATGGACAAGTTTAGTAACTGTGGCGACTTGGAGATGGTGAAAAAATTCTGGAGTGAGATGGAGGCTGATGGTTATGCTCCTGATGTGGTTACCTACACTATACTTGTTGAGGCTTTATGCAAGTCCGGGAATGTTGATCATGCATTTGCTATGTTAGACGTGATGAGAACAAAAGGGATTTTTCCAAATCTTCATACGTACAACACATTGATCTCTGGACTTTTGAAGTTGAGAAGATTAGATGAGGCATTAGAACTCTTTGAAAATATGGAATCTTTGGGTGTTGGACCTACTGCTTATTCGTATGTTCTTTTCATCGACTATTATGGAAAGTCTGGTGATACTGGAAAAGCTCTTGGCACctttgaaaaaatgaaaagaagagGCATTGTGCCTAGTATAGTAGCGTGTAATGCATCTTTATATACTCTTGCAGAAATGGGTAGGATCAGAGAAGCAAAAGATATATTCAATGATCTTCACAATTGTGGGCTTTCACCAGATTCAGTAACCTATAATATGATGATGAAGTGCTACAGCAAAGCAGGGCAAATAGACAAAGCAATCGGGCTTTTGGCTGAGATGATGAGCAATGGGTATGAACCAGATGTTATTATAGTTAATTCTTTAATTGACACACTTTACAAGGATGATCGAGTTGATGAGGCGTGGCAAATGTTCCGAAGACTGGAGGATTTGAAGCTAGCTCCTACAGTTGTGACATACAACATTTTACTTACCGGTTTGGGGAAGGAGGGGAAAATCCCAAAGGCCCTTGAATTATTTGGGAGTATGTCAGTGTCTGGGTGCCCTCCAAACACCGTAACATTTAACGCACTCCTTGATTGTCTTTGCAAGAATGATGCAGTTGATTTGGCCTTGAAGATGTTCTGTAGAATGACAGCGATGAACTGTAGTCCTGATGTTCTGACATATAACACTGTTATCCATGGCTTGATCAAAGAAGGCAGAACTGATTATGCATTCTGGTTTTTCCATCAAATGAAGAAATTTCTCGCCCCTGATCATGTAACTTTGTGCACCCTCCTTCCCGGTATTGTGAGGTATGGAAGGGTTGAGGATGCAATCAAGATTGTTGTAGAATTTGTCCATCAGGCAGGTTCACATACAGACAAACAATTCTGGGGAGAGTTGATAGAATGTATTTTAGTTGAAGCAAAAATTGAAGAGGCCATTGCATTTGCTGAAAGATTGGTGTTCGATGCTAGTTGCCAAGATGACCATGTAATGTTACCTCTAATCAGAGTTCTGTGTAAGCGGAAGAAGGCCCTTGATGCTCAAAATTTATTTGACAAATTCACCAAAACTTTAGGAGTTCACCCAACCCTGGAATCATATAATTGCTTGATGGATGGGCTTCTTGCATGCAATGTCACTGAAAAGGCTTTAGAACTTTTTGTGGAGATGAAGAATGCTGGTTGTCACCCAAACATCTTCACTTACAACTTGTTGCTTGATGCTCATGGTAAATCTAGGAGGATTGCTGAACTTTTTGAATTGTACAATGAGATGCTGTGTAGGGGATGCAAGCCTAATGCTGTAACTCAAAATATTATCATCTCTGCCCTTGTGAAATCTAATAGCCTAAATAAGGCATTAGATTTATATTATGAACTCATTAGTGGTGATTTCTCTCCCACTCCCTGCACATATGGCCCTCTTATAGATGGTCTTTTAAAGGCTGAAAGATGTGATGAAGCACTGAAGTTTTTTGAGGAGATGTTGGACTATCAATGCAAGCCCAACTCTGCTATTTACAATATTCTCATCAATGGATTTGGGAAAGCAGGTAAAATTGATATTGCTTGTGATTTTTTCAAAAGGATGGTTAAGGAAGGAATAAGGCCAGACTTGAAATCCTACACCATTCTTGTAGAATGCCTGTGCATGACTGGTAGAGTTGATGAAGCTGTGCACTACTTTGAGGAACTAAAGTTAACTGGCCTTGATCCTGATACAGTTTCTTACAATCTTATGATCAATGGGCTTGGAAAATCACGTCGGTTGGAGGAAGCTCTTTCTCTTTTCAGTGAAATGAAGAATAAGGGAATTTCTCCCGATCTTTATACTTATAATGCATTGATTCTCCATCTTGGAATTGCTGGAATGATAGACCAAGCTGGAAAAATGTATGAGGAACTGCAACTGGTGGGTCTTGAACCTAATGTCTTCACTTATAATGCTCTCATTCGCGGTCACAGTATGTCTGGAAATAAAGACCAAGCCTTTTCTGTATTCAAGAACATGATGGTTGGGGGGTTTAGCCCCAATGCGGAAACATATGCTCAACTGCCTAATAAAGGTTGA